The Labrus mixtus chromosome 16, fLabMix1.1, whole genome shotgun sequence genome window below encodes:
- the mrps21 gene encoding 28S ribosomal protein S21, mitochondrial, with protein sequence MSRHLRFIARTVMVQDGNVDAAYKTLNRILTQDGIIETVKRKRYFEKPCREQQRKNFENCRRIYHTEMARKIAFISRTNREDPWLGN encoded by the exons ATGTCGAGGCACCTTCGCTTCATCGCAAGAACTGTGATGGTCCAGGACGGCAACGTTGATGCGGCGTACAAGACTTTGAACAG GATTCTAACTCAAGATGGAATTATTGAAACAGTGAAGCGCAAGCGCTACTTCGAGAAGCCCTGCCGAGAACAACAGCGGAAGAACTTTGAGAACTGCAGGCGGATTTACCACACGGAAATGGCCAGAAAAATAGCCTTCATCTCgaggacaaacagagaggaTCCATGGCTCGGCAACTAG
- the crabp2b gene encoding cellular retinoic acid-binding protein 2b has translation MEKKITDFSGKWTMKSSVNFEELLKALGVNVFLRKIAVAAASSPAVEITQQDESLSIKTSTSVRTTHVSFTVGQSFSETTVDGRPCTSVPTWETDTKISCEQTVQKGEGPKTSWTRELTNDGELILTMTAGDVVCTRVYGRE, from the exons ATGGAGAAGAAAATCACAGATTTCTCAGGAAAATGGACGATGAAGTCTTCGGTAAATTTCGAGGAACTTTTGAAAGCACTGG gTGTGAATGTCTTCCTGAGAAAGATTGCAGTAGCAGCAGCGTCCAGCCCAGCGGTGGAAATCACCCAACAGGATGAGAGTCTCTCCATCAAAACGTCCACCAGCGTCCGCACCACCCACGTCTCCTTCACTGTGGGTCAGTCCTTCAGTGAGACCACAGTGGATGGACGTCCTTGCACG AGTGTTCCTACGTgggaaacagacacaaagatcAGCTGCGAACAGACAGTACAGAAAGGGGAGGGGCCAAAGACATCATGGACCCGAGAGCTGACCAACGATGGAGAACTGATACTG aCAATGACTGCTGGCGATGTTGTCTGCACCAGAGTTTATGGAAGGGAATGA